The following are from one region of the Lineus longissimus chromosome 19, tnLinLong1.2, whole genome shotgun sequence genome:
- the LOC135502909 gene encoding uncharacterized protein LOC135502909 has translation MRIVTEKATALHFLVRNKVIIQPDLGNKVVISHVLCAVLCVMMDGCTVINLWAEEDVFVCQRSKRKGTCMEKGEVYDENGIRMFQAKHNLGRYRMGPRFTVIPPIILARTSDTCFNQILSGYLITSVMFHGSLVTPYDIIIHKYHWEDYTMRLTYKWKISTLGELHIMDFQSDEYPTVTLMLRAGKFELYDFKKGEVVGRILLPNFCSVTPTLLTYSKIMYKCGRKFWVYDYEIAITTNSMSGKKELLMHLRNKRNIKPHLKNGRIKSAFFFLETDFTWLYQVIPKHYSITLHHIWSNYRIFTAHKLNFKWQRLFSSLHDYKSSLLIFVFHGFVTTDGFEVKCVPKQAISPKVVCKTPVVTLRIRLNLKVRRGASTNMRIDQHGNVLQLIPAKILHKGQKVKGHRVIHFYYPI, from the exons ATGCGGATTGTCACGGAAAAGGCCACAGCATTACATTTCCTCGTCCGAAATAAAGTCATCATTCAGCCAGACTTAGGTAACAAAGTGGTAATATCTCACGTGCTGTGTGCCGTCCTCTGCGTCATGATGGATGGTTGCACTGTCATCAACCTGTGGGCGGAGGAGGACGTGTTTGTCTGTCAGAGGAGCAAGCGGAAAGGCACCTGTATGGAGAAGGGTGAAGTGTATGACGAAAATGGCATTAGAATGTTTCAAGCGAAG CATAATTTGGGTAGGTACCGTATGGGGCCGAGATTTACAGTTATACCCCCTATCATATTAGCCAGGACGAGTGACACGTGCTTTAACCAGATTCTATCCGGATATCTTATAACCTCTGTCATGTTTCATGGCAGCCTTGTAACACCCTATGACATCATCATTCACAAATACCATTGGGAAGACTACACGATGAGGCTAACATACAAGTGGAAGATTTCGACGCTAGGGGAGCTGCATATCATGGATTTTCAATCGGATGAATACCCCACTGTAACGTTGATGTTAAGGGCCGGGAAATTTGAACTCTACGACTTCAAGAAGGGAGAAGTTGTCGGGCGGATTTTGTTACCAAACTTCTGCTCCGTTACCCCCACACTTCTCACTTATTCCAAGATTATGTATAAATGTGGGAGAAAGTTTTGGGTCTATGATTACGAAATTGCAATTACTACTAACAGTATGTCTGGCAAGAAGGAATTGCTCATGCATCTCAGGAATAAGAGAAACATAAAGCCTCACCTGAAAAACGGTCGAATAAAAAGTGCCTTTTTTTTTCTCGAGACAGATTTCACCTGGCTTTATCAAGTTATTCCTAAACACTACAGCATCACCCTGCACCACATCTGGTCAAACTATCGCATATTCACTGCCCATAAACTAAACTTTAAATGGCAGAGACTTTTTTCTTCACTACATGATTATAAATCGTCGCTGTTGATCTTTGTCTTTCATGGATTTGTTACAACTGATGGGTTCGAAGTGAAGTGTGTCCCCAAACAGGCCATTTCCCCGAAAGTTGTTTGTAAAACCCCTGTTGTTACCTTGAGAATCCGACTTAACCTGAAGGTCCGCCGAGGTGCCTCCACCAATATGCGCATTGATCAACATGGCAATGTGTTACAGTTGATCCCTGCAAAGATTCTCCACAAGGGTCagaaggtcaaaggtcacagAGTCATTCATTTCTATTACCCAATTTGA